The Pyrus communis chromosome 2, drPyrComm1.1, whole genome shotgun sequence genome includes a window with the following:
- the LOC137724858 gene encoding uncharacterized protein → MAFHTRSNSFPSRPHPIVQEVDQHLCRLRSSEATSTLSSSISDKLSGLQDLHYCVENLLQLPLSQQALSQEQNDKYANELLDGSIRLLEVCGTAKYSLSQTKECIQDLQSIIRRRGGESALTSEVRKYMASRKMVKKAIQKAMVNLKGMKNRSAFSSLNNDNKTVAMISKLRDVEAVTVAVFESLLSFISGPKLQPSSWSLVSKMMQPKRVACNVETEANEFSLVDAALHKSADKAQNQLEKLESCIQGQEEGLECLFRQLIKTKVSLLNILNH, encoded by the coding sequence ATGGCTTTCCACACTCGCTCTAACAGCTTCCCCTCAAGGCCACACCCGATCGTTCAAGAAGTCGATCAACACTTGTGCAGATTGAGGTCTTCTGAGGCCACCTCCACTTTATCATCATCTATCAGCGACAAGCTAAGTGGCCTCCAAGACTTGCATTATTGTGTAGAGAATTTGCTTCAGTTGCCCCTCTCTCAACAGGCCTTGTCCCAAGAGCAGAATGACAAATATGCTAATGAGCTATTAGATGGCTCTATCAGACTCTTGGAGGTTTGTGGCACTGCCAAGTATTCCCTGTCGCAAACCAAGGAATGCATACAGGATCTTCAGTCGATCATAAGAAGGCGGGGAGGTGAATCTGCACTCACAAGTGAGGTCAGGAAATACATGGCCTCTAGGAAGATGGTGAAGAAGGCAATCCAAAAGGCTATGGTAAATCTGAAGGGAATGAAAAATAGATCAGCTTTCTCTTCCCTCAACAACGACAATAAAACAGTTGCCATGATTAGCAAGTTGAGAGACGTTGAAGCAGTCACTGTCGCAGTCTTTGAATCACTTTTATCCTTCATTTCTGGGCCAAAGTTACAGCCAAGTAGCTGGTCATTGGTCTCAAAGATGATGCAGCCGAAAAGAGTGGCTTGTAACGTAGAAACAGAAGCCAATGAATTTTCACTAGTTGATGCTGCACTGCACAAAAGTGCCGATAAAGCGCAGAATCAACTTGAGAAGCTAGAGTCGTGTATTCAAGGGCAGGAAGAAGGACTAGAGTGCCTATTTAGgcaactcatcaaaacaaaaGTCTCCCTCCTCAACATCCTAAATCACTAG
- the LOC137724859 gene encoding uncharacterized mitochondrial protein AtMg00810-like translates to MGTGQLIEVIGKGNLVVETKMGKREEGSSSDRCNVNDESLIPASETCELIENGSRLVPMQNNTGPQDYDHTPLKFKSLTKVYAKCNLCIVKPENFEEAAKDESWKKAMKAKIAMIEKNCTWELVDRPFDKPVVGVKSPSEATLYIKAFEAGILIVSLYIDDIIYTGSSSALMDEFKAKMMGKYEMSDLGLLHHFLGLEVIQTEGCIFLHQKKYARTLLEKLRLNDCKPVATALAANEKLSKIDGSEMADESLYKQMVGSFPYLTATRLDIMLAASLLARFMHNLTRKHMGTTKKVLRYIQGSLDYGIAYEKGKDVVLIGYCDSDWAGSEDDMKSTSGYAFSFGSGAFSWASIK, encoded by the exons ATGGGCACTGGCCAGCTTATTGAGGTCATAGGCAAGGGAAATTTGGtagttgaaaccaaaatggGGAAAAG GGAAGAAGGAAGTTCAAGTGATAGATGTAATGTAAATGATGAATCTCTGATACCAGCATCTGAAACCTGTGAGTTAATTGAAAATGGCTCAAGGTTGGTTCCAATGCAGAATAACACAGGTCCCCAAGACTATGATCACACTCCATTGAAGTTCAAAAGCTTGACAAAAGTGTATGCCAAATGCAATTTGTGCATAGTTAAGCCTGAGAACTTTGAGGAGGCAGCaaaagatgagtcatggaagaAGGCAATGAAGGCAAAAATTGCTATGATAGAGAAGAACTGCACTTGGGAACTTGTGGACAGACCATTTGATAAACCAGTAGTTGGTGTTAA AAGTCCAAGTGAGGCAACCCTCTACATCAAAGCATTTGAGGCAGGAATTCTCATTGTTTCTTTGTATATTGATGACATTATATACACAGGGAGTTCTAGTGCATTAATGGATGAGTTTAAGGCAAAAATGATGGGAAAGTATGAAATGTCAGACTTGGGACTATTGCACCATTTCTTGGGGCTTGAAGTCATTCAAACGGAAGGCTGTATCTTTTTGCATCAAAAGAAATATGCAAGGACTTTATTGGAGAAGTTAAGATTGAATGATTGCAAACCTGTTGCAACTGCACTTGCAGCAAATGAAAAACTTAGTAAGATTGATGGGAGTGAAATGGCTGATGAAAGTCTTTATAAACAGATGGTTGGTAGCTTCCCGTACTTAACAGCTACAAGACTTGACATTATGTTAGCTGCAAGTTTGCTAGCTCGATTCATGCACAATCTAACTAGAAAACACATGGGAACTACAAAGAAGGTGCTGAGATATATCCAAGGATCACTGGACTATGGAATTGCATATGAGAAAGGCAAAGATGTTGTGCTTATTGGCTATTGTGATAGTGACTGGGCAGGGAGTGAAGATGACATGAAAAGCACTTCTGGATATGCTTTTAGTTTTGGTTCTGGAGCATTTTCTTGGGCTTCAATCAAATAA